In Deinococcus yavapaiensis KR-236, one genomic interval encodes:
- a CDS encoding S9 family peptidase, translating into MLQPDSLLKFVFPSDPQLSPDGGRVAFVLSRIEEEDLDKIDKDFAKPRYKSAVYVSDGGEPRQVTSGEKGDRAPRWSPDGETLLFVSSRSGKPQLHLLPLAGGEARQLTRLKTGASEGQWSPDGTQVAFLSRGDDEDKSNERGEAKVVERLVYKFNGAGFLPVKSAALYVLNVSSGESRLVFQPETSISDFAWKPDGSGFLAIMAKDETAFASWENEVFDIDLQGQVKQVTDWRSGLFSLTIHPSGAKFVATGRPSDKTNVEEGHIFEFDLQGNWKRLDEKVDFPAGNIVAGDCHVGSFPGKPSYVGEDLVSLYTVGGSAGLFALQDGEKVERVYAEGRVVSAFTANANGTAYIQESPSEYPEVFLGGRKITNLAAKLGDFPIRQPVRVTATHSDGTEVEGWVLRNGEENQPAILTVHGGPHTAYGHGFMHEFQLFADRGYAVCYANPRGSVGYGQAFTSAIFGRWGTIDYEDLMAFFDACLSAIPDLDASRTAVMGGSYGGFMTNWVIGHTDRFTCAVTDRSICNLVSFNGTSDIAPRFWRDELGLEYIRSTDIEGLWNMSPLKYVEHVKTPCLIVHSEEDHRCPVEQAEQWFTALKLRGVETLFVRFPGENHELSRSGRPDRRMVRLEHYLRWLDSHLGVGG; encoded by the coding sequence GTGCTCCAACCTGACAGCTTGCTGAAGTTCGTCTTTCCCTCCGATCCGCAACTCTCTCCCGACGGCGGACGCGTCGCCTTCGTCTTGTCTCGCATCGAGGAAGAAGACCTCGACAAGATCGACAAGGACTTCGCCAAGCCGAGGTACAAGAGCGCCGTGTACGTCTCCGACGGCGGCGAACCGCGCCAAGTCACGAGCGGCGAAAAGGGCGACCGCGCGCCGCGCTGGTCTCCCGACGGCGAGACGCTGCTGTTCGTCTCGAGCCGCAGCGGCAAACCGCAATTGCACCTCCTGCCCCTCGCGGGCGGCGAAGCGCGGCAACTCACGCGCCTCAAGACGGGCGCGTCCGAAGGTCAGTGGAGTCCCGACGGTACCCAAGTCGCCTTCTTGTCGCGCGGCGACGACGAGGACAAGTCGAACGAACGCGGCGAGGCGAAGGTCGTCGAGCGCCTCGTGTACAAGTTCAACGGCGCGGGCTTCTTGCCCGTCAAGTCGGCGGCCCTGTACGTGCTGAACGTCTCGTCGGGCGAGTCGCGGCTCGTCTTCCAGCCCGAGACGTCCATCTCGGACTTCGCTTGGAAACCTGACGGCAGCGGGTTCCTGGCGATCATGGCCAAAGACGAGACGGCGTTCGCCTCTTGGGAAAACGAAGTGTTCGACATCGACTTGCAAGGTCAGGTCAAGCAAGTCACCGATTGGCGCTCCGGCTTGTTCAGCCTCACCATCCACCCGAGCGGCGCGAAATTCGTCGCCACGGGCCGCCCGAGCGACAAGACGAACGTCGAGGAAGGCCACATCTTCGAGTTCGACTTGCAAGGCAATTGGAAGCGCCTCGACGAGAAGGTCGACTTTCCGGCGGGCAACATCGTGGCGGGCGACTGCCACGTCGGCAGCTTTCCCGGCAAGCCTTCGTACGTCGGCGAGGACCTCGTGTCGCTTTACACCGTCGGTGGCAGCGCCGGACTGTTCGCCCTGCAAGACGGCGAAAAAGTCGAGCGGGTGTACGCCGAGGGACGCGTCGTTTCCGCCTTCACCGCCAACGCCAACGGAACCGCGTACATTCAGGAAAGTCCCAGCGAGTACCCCGAGGTGTTCCTCGGCGGCCGCAAGATCACGAACCTCGCCGCGAAGCTCGGCGACTTCCCGATTCGCCAGCCCGTGCGCGTCACGGCGACGCACTCGGACGGCACCGAGGTCGAAGGCTGGGTGCTGCGCAACGGCGAAGAAAACCAGCCTGCCATCCTCACGGTTCACGGTGGACCGCACACGGCTTACGGCCATGGCTTCATGCACGAGTTCCAACTTTTTGCCGATCGCGGTTACGCCGTGTGCTACGCCAACCCGCGCGGCTCGGTCGGCTACGGCCAAGCGTTCACGTCGGCAATCTTCGGTCGTTGGGGCACCATCGACTACGAGGACCTCATGGCCTTCTTCGACGCCTGCCTGAGCGCGATTCCCGACCTTGACGCTTCGCGCACCGCCGTCATGGGAGGCAGTTACGGCGGCTTCATGACGAACTGGGTGATCGGGCACACGGACCGCTTCACGTGCGCCGTCACGGACCGCTCCATCTGCAACCTCGTGTCGTTCAACGGCACGTCCGATATCGCCCCGCGCTTCTGGCGCGACGAGTTGGGCCTCGAGTACATTCGCAGCACCGACATCGAAGGGCTTTGGAACATGAGCCCCCTCAAGTACGTCGAGCACGTCAAGACCCCGTGCCTCATCGTGCATTCCGAGGAAGACCACCGCTGCCCGGTCGAGCAGGCCGAGCAGTGGTTCACGGCCCTGAAGTTGCGCGGTGTCGAGACCCTGTTCGTGCGTTTTCCCGGTGAGAACCACGAACTGTCGCGCTCGGGTCGCCCCGACCGCCGCATGGTGCGCCTCGAGCACTACCTGCGCTGGCTCGACAGCCACCTCGGCGTGGGCGGCTGA
- a CDS encoding acyltransferase: MASTSVTSPPLAHPVDPPFVAHSAPAQKSRIEAINIFRGLAILEVVMHHTTGMALRFVDPGGLAHFLLAVVNRILHFAVPGFLFMTAVVLTRSALKRFEPKSYYWGRVKKSLMPYLIWTVLYVLFRVWTEQDPRGVLQQPERWQVWLQYGKGYFHLYFLLIALQFYLVLPLVLPLFRRKLNLPLLIAAAFGSQLVVYLLNREGVTNWRFPATMAVWYIPAITLGMYFGAHYSAFENLWRKWRLPLVASAAVGLAWYLPQAYAALVGSRVDNFSYNTAHWVYTTTFALVLFGFAHSFARAPQWFQRPLARLGSVSLQIYLVHPALLFFFEREGLHGEPFSVAVQVLVAFLASLLVPFVFARLLEGKKLSLWLFGR; encoded by the coding sequence ATGGCCTCCACCTCGGTGACCTCGCCCCCACTCGCTCATCCTGTCGACCCGCCCTTCGTCGCTCACAGCGCCCCCGCTCAAAAGTCGCGCATCGAAGCCATCAACATTTTTCGGGGGCTCGCCATCCTCGAGGTCGTGATGCACCACACCACGGGCATGGCGCTCCGCTTCGTCGATCCGGGCGGCCTCGCGCACTTCCTGCTGGCGGTGGTGAATCGCATCCTGCACTTCGCCGTGCCCGGCTTTCTGTTCATGACGGCGGTCGTCCTCACGCGAAGCGCCCTGAAGCGCTTCGAGCCGAAGAGCTACTACTGGGGCCGCGTCAAGAAGAGCCTCATGCCATACCTGATCTGGACCGTACTGTACGTCCTCTTTCGCGTGTGGACCGAGCAAGATCCGCGCGGCGTGCTGCAACAGCCCGAACGCTGGCAAGTGTGGCTTCAGTACGGCAAAGGGTACTTCCACTTGTACTTTTTGCTGATCGCCTTGCAGTTCTACCTCGTGCTGCCCCTCGTGCTGCCGCTCTTTCGGCGCAAGTTGAACTTGCCGTTGCTGATCGCGGCGGCGTTCGGCTCGCAACTGGTCGTGTACCTGCTCAACCGCGAGGGCGTCACGAACTGGCGGTTTCCCGCCACGATGGCCGTGTGGTACATCCCCGCCATCACGCTCGGCATGTACTTCGGCGCGCACTACTCGGCCTTCGAGAACTTGTGGCGCAAATGGCGTCTGCCGCTCGTGGCGAGCGCCGCCGTCGGCTTGGCGTGGTACTTGCCGCAAGCCTACGCCGCGCTCGTTGGCTCGCGCGTCGACAACTTCTCGTACAACACCGCGCACTGGGTGTACACCACGACCTTCGCGCTCGTCCTCTTCGGCTTCGCGCACTCCTTCGCCCGAGCGCCGCAGTGGTTTCAGCGCCCCCTGGCGCGCCTAGGAAGCGTCAGCCTGCAAATCTATCTCGTGCATCCCGCCTTGCTGTTCTTCTTCGAACGCGAGGGTCTGCACGGCGAGCCTTTCAGCGTCGCCGTGCAAGTGCTCGTGGCTTTCCTCGCATCGCTGCTCGTTCCGTTCGTGTTCGCGCGCCTCTTGGAAGGAAAGAAGCTGAGTCTGTGGCTGTTCGGGCGCTAA